The window TTATTTACAACACTTCCCATATGAGAATAGTTCAAATCAGAAATTCCCGTTGCCATGTACGGAACAACACCTAAAATTAGATTTTTGGTTTTTCTGTTATAAATATCAAAGGTACCACTCAATCTCTTATCTAGAATACTAAAATCTAGTCCTAAAGAAGATTCTTCCGTGACTTCCCATCCCAAATCCGGGTCGTAACCTTTATTAACAGTTACTCCATTACTTACCGGTGAACTTCCAAACGCATAATTGTAAGTAGCTCCCATTGACAATGGTAAATAATTCAGCGGTACATTCTGGTTACCAATTTTACCCCATCCTCCTCTAAGCTTCAATAAGTCAAAGAAACCATCTTTCATAAAGTTTTCTTCAGAGATGATCCAGCCTGCACCAAATGAAGGGAATGTGCCCCATTTATTACCTGCTGCAAACTGAGAAGAACCATCTCTTCTGATTGTTCCGCTTAATAAATAACGATTCATAAACTTATATTGAAATCTTCCAAAATAAGAAATGGTAGTATTTCTGTTTCCTTTAATGGATTCAAGAGCTTTTGTATCACTATCACTATACAAGTTACCATAGTAATCTACTCCGCTAAGGTTCCAGTAATCTTTTGAAACCGGAACATCCTTTCTGTTAATAATTAATGTTTCCAGACCATTCTTTACCGAAGCTTCTGTACCTAAAACAACTTCAAAATCATGATTTTCAACTTTCTTTGTATAGGTTAAGTAATTATTAAGCAACCAGTTGAAATAGTTCTGGCTTTTATTAGTTAATCTTGTTAGCGGTGATGTAGCTGAATACTGGTTTTCCGTTCTCATTGGATCACTATCTAACCAGAAAGATTTAGAATTTACAAAGTTGTAGTATTTATAATTACCATACTCCCCGCTAAATTGAGAAGTAAACTTCAAATCTTTAAAGATATCAACATCCAACTTTAATCCGCCCTGCAGTAAGAAGTTACGACCTCTTTGATTATCATAGGCAAGCTGCATTATAGGGTTTCCAACATTATTAAAACGTCCGCCAGTATAGCTTATATTACCATTAGAATCATAAATTGGCTGACCATATTGACCATTTGGATAATATACAGGAACTAAAGGAGATTGCTTATAAGCATTCGTAAAGGCTCCATACGATTTAGGAGTGTCATTAGTAAATGTAGCACTTAAAGTTTGAGCTAACCTGATTCCTTTCGTAATTCTGAACTCATTATTGGTTCTTACTGTAGTTCTGTTATAGTTAGTGCCTTTCAGGATAGACTGTTCATCATAATTGCTTAAACTTAAATAGTATTTTGCAACTTCAGATGATCCGGAAACTGATAAATTATGTTGATTATATATACCGGTTCTTGTAATTTCCTTAAACCAATCTGTATTGTAGGGTTGATTAGGATTCAAATAGTTACTTGCCTTACCTGCGTTATTATAATTTGCAAACTCAGATGCATTGGCCATTTTAATTGTTTTTAACGGGCTTCTGAATCCCACTAAACCGTCATAGGCAACGCTTAACTTACCTTTTCCTGATTTCGTAGTGATGATGATTACCCCGTTGGCGGCTCTGTTACCATAGATCGCCAATGCTGCGGCATCTTTTAACACATCATATGTCAGAATATCATTAGAGTTGATATTATTAATGTTATCAGTAAACATTCCGTCAACTACATATAGAGGAGTTCTACCTCCTAGTACAGTACCAAGACCTCTGATCATCACGGTAGGAGTAGATCCCGGTGCATCGGAAGCAATTACCTGTACTCCGGCAGCTTTTCCTTGAATGGCCTGTGAAGCATTCAATACTTTTGTTCGTGTTACTTCCTCCGCACTGATAGAACTAATAGAAGTAGTATTATCTACTTTTTTACGGCTACCATATCCAATCATAACGATTTCGTCGATTTTCTTGACTTTGGAGGAATCTTGTGTAACCTGTGCATTCACGTTCATCCCGAAATACAGAACGGCAACGAGACATGAGTACTTTAAATTACTTTGTTTCATATAGTTTCAATTTTATTCAAATAAATTCAATTTTTTGCTGTCTCTAAATAGTGGAGTTATTTAAAATCTCAAAAAAAGACATTAGCCAAAAATATAAAAAATATCGAACAATGTTAAATTATCTTAAACATTTATGCTTTCCCCTGTTTTATTGCATTAAAAGTGATAAATATTCAAATATTATAATTTTATACTCAATATAATTATCAATTAACCATTATTTCATTAATGTTAAATTAACATAGTCAGCCTAAAAATTCACCAAATCTACCGGTGAATTTAATATTTTGTTAAATAGAGAATAGTAATTACCTTTGGTGCAGTTTTTGACAAAAGCTTTTACACAATAATCAAGTAAAAAGATCAATGAAAAAATATATCATTGCAGCCGCTCTTATGATCGGGACCGTTGCTGTTATTACCACAAGCGTACAATCCTGTACAACACTGGCCACCTCAGATATGGGGCTTTCTATTATTAAAAGAATCCTGCTTAATGGAATTGATAAAGGAATGGGTATTTACGGAAATAAAGAAGCTTTTCTTCAGAATAATATGGTAGATAAAGCGCTTCCGAAAGAACTTAGGGATATCAACTCCATGCTGGAAAAAGTGGCGCCCTCGCTGGTAGCCAAAGAAAGGGATTATATTGCACAGGCTGCAGCTTATACGGTAAATACTTCCAAACCTATCTTAGAAGGTGCTGTAAACAGCCTGAATGCTCAGGATGTCACCAGAATCATGCAGGGAACTACGGCTACGCAGGTTCTGAAAGAAAAAACATCCCAGCAGCTTATTGCCGCTATTTCTCCGAAAGTAGACGAGAAACTGAATGAATATGGAATTGTAAAAACCATCAATACCGCGTTATCAGGAAGTAATTTTCTGGGCAGTCTTTTAGGCGGAAACAAGAACACCGTTAATTCAGGAGGACTGAGCCAACTTGCTTCTGAACAGCTGGTAAACGGACTGTTCAATATCATTGAAGATTACGAAAATAAGAACTCCAAATCCCTTTTGGGACCATTTGGAAAATAGGAGAAATTTCGTTATATTTATACTATATTAATAATTGCAGATGGATATATTACAAGGAAATCAACACGCAAATCCTGAAGATTTTTACAAATCTTTGAAGGATAAACTGGAGGGTCATCATGATTTTCCGGAGGATTATTTATTTAAATTCATTATCCCTACGGACCAATCAAAACTTACTGAAATTTATAAAGTTTTTGATGGTATTAAGTTTACACTGGGAAACCGCGAAAGTAAAAATGGAAAATACACGGCCTGCAACATCAATGCATTTGTTTTGGATGCTGATCAGGTGGTAACTATTTATAAAGAAGTAGCAAAAATAGAAGGCGTTATTCTATTGTAAAAAAGAAAAGCCGTTTCATCATATTATGAAGCGGTTTTTTATTATCCAAAAAAAATTAAACCAAAGCACAATGAACATCCAACTGATCTTATTCAATATTATTTTAACGGCAACTACCGCAACAAGCTGTATGCATAAAAATAACAGTGATACTTCAACCAGCATCACCAATGCGGTTCAAAAACAAAAGATTGAAAAAATCCAATTAACAGAGAGAACAAGAGGCTTCAGTAAAAGTTTACTCTTTACTTCCTCGGGAAAAACCATCAACACCAACGAAGAAGTCGTTAATGCTACAATGTCACCCTCTGAATGGAGCACAGTTACCAAACTGGCGGAAACCATTGACCTATCCAAGATATCAGGTCTTCAGTCCCCTACGAATGGCAGGAATTCTGACCGCGCATTGGCAAGCACAATCATCATTACTTCCAACGGAACCGAGTATACTTCTGCAACTTTTGATTCCGGGTTTCCTCCAAAGGAACTGCAGGCTTTATACAATGTAATTATAGCGTCTGATAAAACAAAAAAACCATAAAATAAAAATCCGCTCTTTACACTAAAGAGCGGATTTTTTATGATGCATTCCTTACTACTTTTCAATAAAGAACTTTACATTTTCAATAGGTCTTCCCAGCATGGCTACAGATCCTTTTACCAAAATAGGTCTTTGTATCAGGGAAGGGTTTTCCGACAGAATTTTCAGCCATTCTTCTTCTGAATAATTCTTATCTGCATAGTTTTCCGTATACAGCTTATCCGTTTTACGGATAATATGAAAAACACTCTGATTCAGCTTTTTAAGCACAGTTCTGAGTTCAAGAACACTTAATGGATCTTCAATAATATTAATGATCTCAAAAGGCACTCCGTTTTCGTCAAGATACTCTAATACAGCATTTGACTTTGAACAATTTCCGTTATGTAAAACTTTAACTACCATGATCTGTTATTGAAAAATAATTAAACCTTATTTAAACAAATTTAAAAAGAATTACCCCGAGTCTGTCTTAATGTACTGATAAAAATATGTTAAAACAGTCCGTGAAGTTCAGCTTCTATTTTTTCCAGAATAAATCCGAAATCTTCCGGTTTTTCTACAAAATCAAGATCATCCACTTCCACAATCAGAAGTTTACCTTCCGTATAGTTAGATATCCATTTTTCATACTTCTGATTTAGTTTTGAAAGGTATTCAATACTGATGGATGCTTCATATTCACGGCCTCTTTTATAGATTTTTTTAACCAGATTGGGAACATCTGATTTCAGATAAATCAACAGATCCGGAGCGGAAACAAACGATTTCATCAGATTGAAAACCGAAGAATAATTATTGAAATCCCTGTCTGAAAGGAGATTCATATCATTCAGGTTTTCGGCAAAAATATGGGCATCTTCGTAAATGGTACGGTCCTGAATAATGTTTTTGCCACTTTCTCTGATTTCCTTTACCTGACGGAATCTGCTTCCCAGGAAATACACCTGCAATGCAAAGCTCCATTTGCTCATATCGGAATAAAAATCTTCCAGATAAGGGTTATGATCTACGTCTTCAAATTGTGCATCCCATCCGTAATGCTTGGAAAGCATCGTCGTCAAAGTAGTTTTTCCTGCTCCGATGTTTCCTGTAACTGCAATATGCATAATATTCTTTTTCCTTGTATTTACTGATTAATTGATAAGTTTTTCCAGGCTTTCAGTCTGAACTTCGGAAACCTCGTCAATCAATTTCTGTAATGTATTGTCTGAGGGTTTCTCTGCTGTGGTCTCTTTCGGCTGTTCTTCAGTTTTTTCTACGGGTTTTTCTGTAGGCTGCTGTAAGGAATCCGGCTGAGCTTCGAGCTGTTTCTGCTGTTTGGCTTTCTTTACTTTTTCAAGGCTGTAAAGATAGAGTTTGTTGCCCTTGATTTCAAAATAAGAGAGGATATTTTTATCCACAATTTGCGCATCCTGATCTTCAAAAACAGTTGTCATTCCTTTTTCAGGAGTGTATTGTGAGATAAAATTATTGGCCACCACAAGAATTGCATCATTTTCTCTTCTAAAACGTTTTCCGTTTTCTAAAGGGGCTTCAAACAGTTTTTCAAATTTCAGGCTGTAAATTCTGATATGTTTTCTTGTTAAAATATACACCTTGTTTTCATACACCAGCATATCCATCAGATCTTCAAAACTGATGTCAAAAGGATATGAATTGATGGTGGTATCATTTCTGAAATTATACTGAATAAGACGTTTTGTGCTGTCATCCAGAAGCCACAGCTGCTGAAGGTCTTCGGCATAGGCCATTCTGATGAAACCAAATTTCTGTTTAAAATCAAGCCTTTGGATTTCATTCATATTCTGATCTACAAACTTCATTTCCTGGGCATTTTCGGAAAACAAAGGGACATTCAGCGGATTTTGTACGGTCTGTACTTTATAAGGAACGGTAAGCATCATTTTCCCAATCTGTTTTCCTAAAGAATCGTATTTGGTAAAACTAAAATCTTTGTTTTTATAGATATACAGATTTCCGTAGTCATCGGCAAGCATATCCTTAGCTTCCTTGAGTTTCAAGGTATCTAAAGGAATAATATTCTGCGCCGAAGCCGTACAGAAAAGGAGAAAAAATAGTATGTTTAAAAACTTCACTCTGCTTTTTTAATGGGGTCAAGATACTGAAAAATAATTTCATTCAAAAGAGGATTAAATCCGGTAAGATCTTCTTTTATACCCATCAAAACCGAGACCACATTGCTGTTAAAAAAAGAACGGTTTTCCCCAATTTCAATCATGGAGGCATCGTTCAGTTTATTGAAAAGAAATTTCATAAATTTTAGGCCAGTTTTTTCCTGTTACAAGCATATTTTCACCTTTGAAAGCAATTCCGTTTAAAACATGTTCACTATCACCACGGCTGTTCTCCTTTGTCAGCTGAGTAAAGTCAAATTTCCCTGTTACCTCTCCGGTTTTAGGATTGATCTTCAGAATGACAGGTTTATGCCATACATTGGCATAGATAAATCCATTGTGGTACTCCAGTTCATTAAGCTGGTCATAGATATTTTTACTTCCGGCCACACAGACAGTCTTCACTACTTCTGACGGGTTATCAGCATCCAGATAATAAAGATTCTTTGAACCGTCTGTAGCAATAAGGTTCTTTCCGTCGTACGTAAGGCCCCAGCCTTCTCCGATGATATTGGGTAAGGAAAATTCTGATATTTTCCTAAGTGTATTTTTATCATAAATAAAACCGAGCTTATTCCGGTAGGTAAGCTGGTATATCTTATCTCCTACAACGGTACAGCCTTCAGAGAAAATCTCAGCGGGCTGCTTTGCAACAATTTTGGGTACGGATGACCCTAAAGTATATTTTATCAATTGCGAGGCATTGTTCATCCCATCACTTTCATATACTGTATTTCCTTCTACCACAAAACCTTCAATAAAGTTTTGGGGATCATGAGGGTAATCGGCAATTATCTTATAGGGAATATCTTTTTCAGTAATTGTAGAGTATACATTAATGGTGGCATCCTGGTTCAGGACTTCACCGCCTTTTGTTTTGATGATAAAAACAACGTTATTATCTCCCAGCGTGAAAAATTTGGGATCAATTGTTAAATCCGTTGTTTCCTGATCTCCGAGGCTTACTGCTATACTTTCTGCATTTTTTGTAATTTCTTCCGGCAGTTCAATTTTATCTCCGAAATGATAGCCTTTTTCTTCTTTTGCATTATTATAATCTGCCAAAGAATCGAGCATTTTTTCGTTGTTGCTGCAGGAGGCAAGCAAAAGAGCTGCCGCCAGGCCAATATTGATATTCCGCTTAATAAAGGTATTAATCATTCTTCAAAAATACTAAATTTTAGTCCTCAAAACGAAAATAGCGTCCCAATGGGAACGCTACTCTGTTATTGTATTAAACCATCAGATTACTTGATCTGAACTTCATAAATTTTTGACCAGTTTTTCCCTGTTACAAGCATATTATCACCTTTAAAAGCAATTCCGTTTAATACGTCATCACTTCCTTTGGTATTCTGTTTTGCAATTTCTGAGAAATCAAAGGTTCCCACTACTTCTCCGTTGGCCGGATTGATCTTTAAAATAACAGGTTTTTGCCACACGTTGGCATAGATAAACCCGTTGTGGTATTCAAGCTCGTTCAATTGGTCATATGCCTGAGAGCTTCCTGCTACAGCAATATATTTGATCAGTTTTGAAGGGTTGGCAGGATCCAGGAAATATAAAAGTTTACTTCCGTCAGAAGCGATTAGGTTTTTCCCGTCATACGTTAACCCCCAACCTTCTCCCAATACATTAGGATAAGGAAATTCTGACAAGAGTTTTAAAGAACTTTTATCATAAATATATCCTTTTTTGCTCTGCCACGTCAGCTGATACACTTTATCCCCAACGATGGTGCTCCCTTCTGAAAAGTCTTCCTGAGCCTGTTTCGTAGAGGCAAGCGGTGTAGTGGTTCCAAGGGTATATTTCAGAATCTGAGAAGATCCGTTCTGCCCGTCACTTTCATAGATGGTATTTCCTTCAATCTGGAATCCCTGTACAAAGTTTTTGGGATCATGAGGATATTCTGCCACAATCTGGTAAGCCAGATTTTTTTCGGGATTTTTTGCAAATACATTGATGGTGGCATCCTGATTCAGGATTTCCCCTCCTTTTGTTTTGATATTGAATGTAACAGCGTTGTCACCCAAAGTAAAAAACTGGGGATCAATGGTTAAGTTTGTTGTTTCTTTATCTCCAAAGCTGATGGTTACGCTTTCTGCATTTTCCGTCACCTCTTTCGGAAGCTCCAGCTTATCCCCGAAATGGTATCCCTTTGCCTCCATTGAAGTATTATAAGTGTTTAGTGTATTAAGAATTTCTTTATCCTTGTTACAAGACGCTAATAATAAAATCGCTGCGAAACCCGCTATTATACTTTTTTTCATTGAATTTCTAAATATTTCTCCAAAAATAGCAAATTTTATTCCGTATTGCCAATATTATCTACGGGTTCACCGAATTGTAATATATATCCGTTGTTATCATAGATGGCAAATTCTCTCATTCCCCATTCGAAAGTTTCTATTTCATAGCATACTTTTGCTTTTGTCTTGAGATCTTCCCAGAGATCATTCACTTTATTTACGTTGAAATAAAATGACCCGGAAAATCCGATGGAAGTATTTTTTTCATGCTCATTAGGCTGAGAAAGCATGATATATATTTCATCTTTTCGGAGGGAGGCCCATTGCCAGTCATCATTTCTGCCCATGAGGGTAAACCCCAGAACCTGTCTGTAAAAACCTATGGTTTCATCCAGATTTTCTGTCCAGAGAACAGGGCGAAGTGTGGTAAACCGTGTCATGATTCCTGTGATTCAAAAGTTTTTCTGTGGATTTTCATATTGAGGGAAACCCATGTTTCCTGATCCATTTTCGCTTCGCTTTTAACGTC of the Chryseobacterium aureum genome contains:
- a CDS encoding VOC family protein, translated to MTRFTTLRPVLWTENLDETIGFYRQVLGFTLMGRNDDWQWASLRKDEIYIMLSQPNEHEKNTSIGFSGSFYFNVNKVNDLWEDLKTKAKVCYEIETFEWGMREFAIYDNNGYILQFGEPVDNIGNTE
- a CDS encoding glutaminyl-peptide cyclotransferase, which codes for MKKSIIAGFAAILLLASCNKDKEILNTLNTYNTSMEAKGYHFGDKLELPKEVTENAESVTISFGDKETTNLTIDPQFFTLGDNAVTFNIKTKGGEILNQDATINVFAKNPEKNLAYQIVAEYPHDPKNFVQGFQIEGNTIYESDGQNGSSQILKYTLGTTTPLASTKQAQEDFSEGSTIVGDKVYQLTWQSKKGYIYDKSSLKLLSEFPYPNVLGEGWGLTYDGKNLIASDGSKLLYFLDPANPSKLIKYIAVAGSSQAYDQLNELEYHNGFIYANVWQKPVILKINPANGEVVGTFDFSEIAKQNTKGSDDVLNGIAFKGDNMLVTGKNWSKIYEVQIK
- a CDS encoding SusC/RagA family TonB-linked outer membrane protein, whose translation is MKQSNLKYSCLVAVLYFGMNVNAQVTQDSSKVKKIDEIVMIGYGSRKKVDNTTSISSISAEEVTRTKVLNASQAIQGKAAGVQVIASDAPGSTPTVMIRGLGTVLGGRTPLYVVDGMFTDNINNINSNDILTYDVLKDAAALAIYGNRAANGVIIITTKSGKGKLSVAYDGLVGFRSPLKTIKMANASEFANYNNAGKASNYLNPNQPYNTDWFKEITRTGIYNQHNLSVSGSSEVAKYYLSLSNYDEQSILKGTNYNRTTVRTNNEFRITKGIRLAQTLSATFTNDTPKSYGAFTNAYKQSPLVPVYYPNGQYGQPIYDSNGNISYTGGRFNNVGNPIMQLAYDNQRGRNFLLQGGLKLDVDIFKDLKFTSQFSGEYGNYKYYNFVNSKSFWLDSDPMRTENQYSATSPLTRLTNKSQNYFNWLLNNYLTYTKKVENHDFEVVLGTEASVKNGLETLIINRKDVPVSKDYWNLSGVDYYGNLYSDSDTKALESIKGNRNTTISYFGRFQYKFMNRYLLSGTIRRDGSSQFAAGNKWGTFPSFGAGWIISEENFMKDGFFDLLKLRGGWGKIGNQNVPLNYLPLSMGATYNYAFGSSPVSNGVTVNKGYDPDLGWEVTEESSLGLDFSILDKRLSGTFDIYNRKTKNLILGVVPYMATGISDLNYSHMGSVVNKGAEVSLNWADKVGQDFTYSIGANYSYNKNKLASIDLSKPVSQIVGGNLGNGQDTKLFNANAVGYALGSFYLWEADGYDANGNLKFKDLNGNGITGSADPGDRRFFDSYIPKSTLGVNISMSYKSWDFALSGYGAFGFKVYNGKKAQRNGGENVEASVANDFWTPTNTNAANPVNPTNIPIASTFYLESGDYFRINNISVGYTFKNVVDYVKSIKLYVSAINPFVFQKYTGYSSELSGYNPSDPTVEGDPYKRAGVELDAYPTLRSFVFGVNLNF
- a CDS encoding ArsC/Spx/MgsR family protein, translated to MVVKVLHNGNCSKSNAVLEYLDENGVPFEIINIIEDPLSVLELRTVLKKLNQSVFHIIRKTDKLYTENYADKNYSEEEWLKILSENPSLIQRPILVKGSVAMLGRPIENVKFFIEK
- a CDS encoding DUF4197 family protein yields the protein MKKYIIAAALMIGTVAVITTSVQSCTTLATSDMGLSIIKRILLNGIDKGMGIYGNKEAFLQNNMVDKALPKELRDINSMLEKVAPSLVAKERDYIAQAAAYTVNTSKPILEGAVNSLNAQDVTRIMQGTTATQVLKEKTSQQLIAAISPKVDEKLNEYGIVKTINTALSGSNFLGSLLGGNKNTVNSGGLSQLASEQLVNGLFNIIEDYENKNSKSLLGPFGK
- a CDS encoding DUF493 family protein, producing MDILQGNQHANPEDFYKSLKDKLEGHHDFPEDYLFKFIIPTDQSKLTEIYKVFDGIKFTLGNRESKNGKYTACNINAFVLDADQVVTIYKEVAKIEGVILL
- a CDS encoding glutaminyl-peptide cyclotransferase, whose protein sequence is MKRNINIGLAAALLLASCSNNEKMLDSLADYNNAKEEKGYHFGDKIELPEEITKNAESIAVSLGDQETTDLTIDPKFFTLGDNNVVFIIKTKGGEVLNQDATINVYSTITEKDIPYKIIADYPHDPQNFIEGFVVEGNTVYESDGMNNASQLIKYTLGSSVPKIVAKQPAEIFSEGCTVVGDKIYQLTYRNKLGFIYDKNTLRKISEFSLPNIIGEGWGLTYDGKNLIATDGSKNLYYLDADNPSEVVKTVCVAGSKNIYDQLNELEYHNGFIYANVWHKPVILKINPKTGEVTGKFDFTQLTKENSRGDSEHVLNGIAFKGENMLVTGKNWPKIYEISFQ
- a CDS encoding deoxynucleoside kinase; the encoded protein is MHIAVTGNIGAGKTTLTTMLSKHYGWDAQFEDVDHNPYLEDFYSDMSKWSFALQVYFLGSRFRQVKEIRESGKNIIQDRTIYEDAHIFAENLNDMNLLSDRDFNNYSSVFNLMKSFVSAPDLLIYLKSDVPNLVKKIYKRGREYEASISIEYLSKLNQKYEKWISNYTEGKLLIVEVDDLDFVEKPEDFGFILEKIEAELHGLF